A single genomic interval of Persephonella atlantica harbors:
- the thiE gene encoding thiamine phosphate synthase, protein MKQIDLSLYAITDENLIKPENLAEAVEQAISGGATVIQYRAKNKNSRQMYQEATVIKKVCDKYGIPLIVNDRVDIAIAVNADGVHVGQEDLDVEVVRRIIGFDRILGLSTKNLEQVKKANSLPVDYIGFGSIFPTTTKENAKVSGIETLKEVIKLSIQPVVAIGGINHKNVIEVLETGCKNVAVVSAIFGSDDIYSATKKLKAVIEKGR, encoded by the coding sequence ATGAAGCAGATAGATTTATCTTTGTATGCCATTACAGATGAGAACTTAATAAAACCTGAAAATCTTGCTGAAGCAGTTGAACAGGCAATATCAGGAGGTGCAACTGTCATCCAGTACAGAGCAAAAAACAAAAACTCCAGACAGATGTATCAGGAAGCTACGGTGATTAAAAAGGTATGCGATAAATATGGTATCCCCCTGATAGTCAACGACAGAGTTGATATTGCCATTGCTGTTAACGCTGACGGTGTTCACGTGGGGCAGGAGGATTTAGATGTTGAAGTTGTCAGAAGAATAATAGGCTTTGACAGGATATTAGGACTGTCAACAAAAAATTTAGAGCAGGTTAAAAAAGCAAACAGCCTTCCTGTTGATTATATAGGATTTGGAAGTATTTTTCCTACAACGACAAAAGAAAACGCAAAAGTATCTGGCATTGAAACATTAAAGGAAGTTATTAAATTATCTATCCAGCCTGTTGTTGCTATTGGAGGGATAAACCACAAAAATGTTATTGAAGTTCTGGAAACAGGATGTAAAAATGTTGCCGTTGTTTCAGCCATCTTTGGAAGTGATGACATTTATAGTGCTACAAAAAAACTGAAGGCAGTCATAGAAAAGGGAAGATGA
- a CDS encoding NADH-quinone oxidoreductase subunit J family protein, which translates to MELSSTGFWVFSALAVLSAFGVVFFRNIIYAVLSLISTLIMVSGLFFTMGAELIGALQILIYAVAIVVFYVLVISTVPEFKGKAFEPKYMIISLPVGFLIFIELAFVSLYGAWKSNTGIFTQDVIKEVGNVKAVATMLFTKYLFPFEVASLILLVAMIGAIILGRKEHVIDEEAKS; encoded by the coding sequence ATGGAGTTAAGTTCAACAGGTTTCTGGGTATTTTCAGCACTTGCTGTGCTTTCTGCTTTTGGTGTTGTGTTTTTTAGAAACATCATATATGCGGTTCTATCTCTGATATCAACGCTCATTATGGTTTCAGGTCTGTTCTTTACAATGGGTGCTGAACTTATTGGAGCTCTGCAGATACTCATATATGCTGTTGCTATTGTTGTATTTTATGTCCTTGTTATATCTACTGTTCCAGAGTTTAAAGGTAAGGCATTTGAGCCTAAATACATGATTATTTCTCTTCCTGTAGGTTTTCTCATATTTATTGAACTGGCGTTTGTTTCTCTTTACGGTGCCTGGAAATCAAATACAGGAATATTTACACAGGATGTGATTAAAGAAGTAGGTAATGTAAAGGCTGTAGCAACAATGCTATTTACAAAGTATCTGTTTCCATTTGAAGTTGCTTCATTGATACTTCTCGTTGCGATGATTGGTGCAATTATTCTTGGCAGAAAAGAACATGTAATAGACGAGGAGGCTAAAAGCTGA
- the nuoL gene encoding NADH-quinone oxidoreductase subunit L translates to MEYLWIIPFSPLIAFIIIGLFGYKFLREPLSGIVAVVAVAISAVASVIGFIQIASEGGYHNLKLFTWMPVGDYQISVSILWDPLSALMTCVVTVISTFIFIFATGYMRGEPSYPRFFAYLSLFVFMMLMLTLSDNLIQLFFGWEGVGLASYLLIGFYHHKASATDAAFESFITNRVGDWLFLTGAILAFVTFGTMDYLDIFNKLPEASYWVITAIALLLFGGAVGKSAQIGLHIWLPNAMEGPTPVSALIHAATMVAAGVYMVSRLMPVFAASDIALDVVLFVGVASAFIAATMGLVQNDIKRIIAYSTMSQLGYMFAAEGLGLFGEGMFHLASHAVFKALLFLAAGSVLIGIHHILNVQKMGQLRKYMPITAITFLVGALALSGIPPFAGFFSKDPIIEGAYEISKLAWFFLWVGALFTAFYIFRLYFLAFENGDRLDPHVKKHVHESPPSMTVPLVVLASGAVVLGFFKEFFGNFLKPSLSPEYMPFLSEDAKRLVEEGLSRAHHVHMAEDAWHFLLHSLTSPLGIISLITALLGIFTAWVIYQLKKVDAKEIAKTFRPLYLLLYNRWYFDFIYYAVFVYGYYRFSKILWFIGDKIIIDGIVDGSAKTSLLTGDGLRLFQSGRIGGYVAQMSLGILIFLGIFLLFM, encoded by the coding sequence ATGGAGTACTTATGGATCATACCCTTTTCACCTCTGATTGCATTCATAATCATAGGACTGTTTGGATATAAGTTTTTAAGAGAGCCTCTCTCTGGTATTGTAGCTGTTGTTGCCGTTGCTATTTCAGCAGTTGCTTCAGTAATAGGCTTTATCCAGATAGCATCAGAAGGTGGATACCATAACCTTAAACTGTTTACATGGATGCCTGTAGGTGATTATCAGATATCTGTCAGTATTCTGTGGGATCCCCTATCAGCTCTTATGACCTGCGTTGTTACTGTTATATCCACTTTTATCTTTATATTTGCAACCGGGTATATGAGAGGTGAGCCTTCTTATCCAAGATTTTTTGCATATCTTTCCTTATTTGTTTTTATGATGCTTATGCTTACACTCTCTGATAACCTTATTCAGCTGTTCTTTGGATGGGAAGGTGTTGGTCTGGCTTCATACCTGCTGATTGGCTTTTATCATCATAAAGCTTCAGCAACTGATGCTGCTTTTGAGTCTTTTATAACAAACAGAGTTGGAGACTGGCTGTTCCTTACAGGAGCTATTCTTGCATTTGTTACTTTTGGAACAATGGATTATCTGGATATATTCAACAAACTTCCTGAAGCAAGCTACTGGGTGATTACGGCCATTGCACTGCTACTGTTTGGTGGTGCAGTAGGAAAGTCAGCTCAGATAGGGCTTCATATATGGCTTCCAAATGCTATGGAAGGTCCAACGCCTGTTTCTGCACTGATTCATGCTGCCACAATGGTTGCAGCAGGTGTATATATGGTATCAAGGCTTATGCCGGTTTTTGCAGCTTCTGACATTGCCCTTGATGTTGTTCTTTTTGTTGGTGTTGCATCTGCATTTATTGCTGCAACAATGGGGCTTGTTCAGAATGATATAAAGAGGATTATTGCTTACTCTACAATGTCTCAGCTTGGGTATATGTTTGCTGCAGAGGGATTGGGTCTTTTTGGTGAGGGAATGTTCCACCTTGCTTCCCATGCTGTTTTTAAAGCTCTTCTTTTCCTTGCAGCTGGTTCTGTATTGATTGGAATTCACCATATACTGAATGTTCAAAAGATGGGACAGCTCAGAAAGTACATGCCGATAACCGCAATAACGTTCCTTGTTGGAGCGCTGGCACTTTCAGGAATACCTCCTTTTGCGGGATTTTTCTCTAAAGACCCAATAATTGAAGGAGCATATGAGATATCTAAACTTGCATGGTTCTTCCTCTGGGTTGGTGCATTATTTACCGCATTTTACATATTCAGGCTTTACTTCCTTGCATTTGAGAATGGAGATAGACTTGACCCTCATGTGAAGAAACATGTTCATGAGTCTCCTCCTTCTATGACAGTTCCCCTCGTTGTTCTTGCTTCAGGTGCTGTTGTTTTGGGATTCTTTAAGGAGTTTTTCGGTAACTTCCTTAAACCTTCGCTGAGCCCAGAATATATGCCTTTCCTTTCTGAAGATGCGAAAAGGCTTGTTGAAGAGGGATTAAGCAGAGCCCATCATGTTCATATGGCTGAAGATGCATGGCATTTTCTACTCCATTCTCTGACGTCTCCACTGGGAATTATATCGCTGATTACTGCTCTTCTTGGTATATTTACTGCGTGGGTTATCTATCAGCTGAAAAAAGTGGATGCGAAGGAGATTGCAAAGACATTCAGACCTCTATATCTGCTTCTGTACAACAGATGGTACTTTGATTTCATTTACTACGCAGTGTTTGTTTACGGTTACTACAGATTTTCAAAAATACTGTGGTTTATTGGGGACAAAATTATCATTGATGGAATTGTTGATGGTTCTGCAAAGACATCCCTTCTTACAGGTGATGGGCTGAGGTTATTCCAGTCTGGAAGAATTGGTGGTTATGTAGCTCAGATGAGTTTGGGAATTCTGATATTCCTTGGAATATTCTTACTTTTTATGTAG
- the nuoH gene encoding NADH-quinone oxidoreductase subunit NuoH, producing MELVGTVVVLIIKSLIFIIGMFLGAAYLTLLERKFAGHVQQRPGPLHVGPHGFLQPIADALKVLTKEDLVPDNVDKVLFYLASLMAFVPAIMILAVVPFGDPFTIFGVEIKPYITDINVGLLLALAFGSISIYGVIFAGWASNSKYPMIGGLRKAAVLIGYEVALGFALVGPIMMAGSFSLREIVEAQQNIWFIIPNILAFVVVIFCVLAETGRTPFDVQEAEAELVGGYVTEYTGMKFGLFPLAEWYIATFVLSAITVILFFGGWNPIPFLGWLPIPAFVWFFLKVFLLFMFFLWVHWTLPRYRVDQITELAWKVMLPLALANIFVVAIWIIIFG from the coding sequence ATGGAACTGGTGGGAACTGTTGTTGTTTTGATAATAAAATCACTGATATTTATCATCGGAATGTTCCTTGGAGCTGCTTATCTTACCCTTCTTGAGAGAAAATTTGCAGGTCATGTTCAGCAAAGACCTGGACCTCTACATGTTGGACCCCATGGATTTTTGCAACCTATTGCTGATGCCTTAAAGGTATTAACAAAAGAAGACCTTGTTCCTGACAATGTAGACAAGGTTCTATTTTATCTTGCCTCTTTAATGGCCTTTGTTCCCGCAATAATGATACTTGCTGTAGTTCCCTTTGGTGACCCATTTACAATCTTTGGAGTTGAAATAAAGCCGTACATTACAGATATAAATGTAGGTCTGCTTCTTGCCCTTGCCTTTGGTAGCATTTCCATATACGGAGTCATATTTGCAGGATGGGCATCAAACTCTAAATATCCTATGATTGGTGGACTGAGGAAGGCTGCTGTTCTGATAGGTTATGAAGTTGCCCTTGGTTTTGCTCTTGTTGGTCCAATAATGATGGCTGGTTCTTTCTCTTTGAGAGAGATTGTTGAAGCACAGCAAAACATCTGGTTTATTATCCCAAATATACTTGCCTTTGTAGTGGTTATATTTTGCGTGTTAGCTGAAACAGGTAGAACTCCTTTTGATGTTCAGGAAGCTGAAGCTGAGCTTGTTGGTGGATATGTAACAGAGTATACAGGTATGAAGTTTGGTTTATTCCCTCTGGCTGAGTGGTACATAGCAACATTTGTCCTCAGTGCAATAACTGTTATTCTGTTTTTTGGTGGATGGAATCCGATACCGTTTTTAGGTTGGCTACCTATACCTGCCTTTGTTTGGTTTTTCCTAAAAGTTTTCCTTCTGTTTATGTTTTTCCTGTGGGTTCACTGGACTCTTCCAAGATACAGAGTTGACCAGATAACAGAACTTGCATGGAAGGTTATGCTACCACTTGCACTTGCGAACATATTTGTGGTAGCAATCTGGATAATAATATTCGGCTAA
- a CDS encoding DUF2905 domain-containing protein: MEGIGKSLILIGIFIVIVGLLIMFFEKLPFGLGKLPGDIYIKRDNFVFYFPLATSILISIFLSLIFIILSKISR, encoded by the coding sequence ATGGAAGGAATTGGAAAAAGTTTAATACTTATCGGTATATTTATAGTGATAGTTGGGTTACTTATCATGTTTTTTGAAAAACTTCCATTTGGGCTGGGGAAACTTCCCGGTGATATATACATAAAAAGGGATAACTTTGTGTTTTACTTTCCCCTTGCAACTTCCATACTTATCAGTATATTTCTCTCACTAATCTTTATTATCCTTTCCAAGATAAGCAGATGA
- the queA gene encoding tRNA preQ1(34) S-adenosylmethionine ribosyltransferase-isomerase QueA, translating to MKLSDFDYYLPQELIAKYPVQPRDSCRLMVLDRKNKTISHRIFREITDYLREGDILVLNDTKVIPARLLGRKKTGAKIEVFLLKQIKENLWEALIKNVKRLKEGQEIIIGEGFSAELIEKKEDGKAVVKLLSDDVNRDIHRYGHIPLPPYINREDRDIDRELYQTVFAKKEGAVASPTAGLHFTEELLKKLEKMGIKKAFVTLHVGLGTFQPIKVEDITKHKMHEEFYQIPEETVNLIKQTKKKGNRVIAVGTTVVRALETYGKTGKTEGMSNIFIYPPFDFKIVDTLITNFHLPKSTLILLVSAFAGKEFILKAYNEAVKKRYRFFSYGDAMLIL from the coding sequence ATTAAGCTGTCAGACTTTGATTACTATCTTCCACAGGAGCTTATAGCAAAATATCCTGTTCAGCCACGGGATAGTTGCAGGCTTATGGTTTTAGACAGGAAAAATAAAACGATATCCCACAGAATATTTAGAGAAATCACAGATTATTTAAGAGAAGGGGACATCTTAGTCCTTAACGACACAAAGGTAATTCCCGCAAGACTTTTAGGAAGAAAAAAAACGGGAGCAAAAATAGAGGTTTTCCTCCTAAAACAGATCAAAGAAAATCTGTGGGAAGCTCTGATAAAAAATGTAAAGAGATTAAAGGAAGGTCAGGAGATTATTATAGGTGAAGGTTTCAGCGCTGAACTTATAGAAAAAAAAGAGGATGGAAAGGCAGTAGTTAAATTGCTGAGTGATGATGTAAACAGGGATATACACAGATACGGACACATACCACTGCCTCCTTACATAAACAGGGAAGACAGAGATATAGATAGAGAGCTCTATCAAACAGTTTTTGCAAAAAAAGAAGGAGCCGTGGCATCACCAACAGCTGGACTTCACTTTACTGAAGAGCTGTTAAAAAAGTTAGAAAAAATGGGAATAAAGAAAGCATTTGTTACACTGCACGTTGGGCTGGGAACGTTCCAACCTATAAAGGTGGAAGACATCACAAAACATAAGATGCACGAAGAGTTTTACCAGATACCTGAAGAGACTGTTAATCTGATAAAGCAAACAAAAAAGAAGGGAAACAGGGTCATTGCTGTGGGTACTACTGTTGTAAGAGCTCTTGAAACCTATGGAAAAACAGGAAAAACAGAAGGTATGAGCAACATATTTATATATCCGCCTTTTGACTTCAAAATTGTTGATACACTCATAACAAACTTTCACCTGCCAAAATCAACACTGATTTTACTTGTTTCAGCATTTGCAGGAAAAGAGTTTATACTCAAAGCTTACAACGAAGCAGTCAAAAAAAGATACAGATTTTTCTCTTACGGAGATGCAATGCTGATATTATAG
- a CDS encoding DUF167 domain-containing protein has translation MKIKVRVKPNAKKEEIKQISQDFYEVRVTVVPEKGKANKKVVEILSKHLKVPKSRIKLIRGEKSREKVFEIEGL, from the coding sequence ATGAAAATAAAAGTCAGAGTAAAACCAAACGCAAAAAAGGAAGAGATAAAGCAGATATCACAGGATTTTTACGAGGTCAGGGTTACTGTAGTTCCGGAAAAGGGAAAGGCAAACAAAAAGGTGGTGGAAATTCTTTCAAAACATCTAAAAGTTCCAAAATCACGGATAAAACTTATCAGGGGAGAAAAATCAAGAGAGAAGGTTTTTGAGATAGAGGGTCTATAA
- the nuoD gene encoding NADH dehydrogenase (quinone) subunit D — protein MHLWIEEKELKEIKDKFPSIAINKEENFTYIQVKKSQLLEILRFLKDRLNYKMFIDFFCIDFPLHNPRFQGVYILFSPEKKKRVAVKVWAENNSLPSVISLWKGAKWAEREAWDMFGVQFEGHDNLVRMFLWEGYKYHPLRKDFPLKGYEEVYLPSLNLRPDEIPAHNYSPYHTEIPTMEDLEKTQKKRMEKRNQIVLNWGPLHPGTHGTIWFLFDMEGEYIKNCDIILGQLHRGVEKIAENLTYTQFIPYTDRMDYISALCSQVAYVNAVEKLLGINPPEKAKFIRTMMCELQRINSHLLWLGTYALDLGALTIFLYAFREREKIMDIIEGIAGIRLNSSYIRIGGVAKDLPEGALDVIKHFCEDFSEKIKEYETILTKNRIWLKRNVNVGIITEEDVYSYGLTGVVARSAGVPYDIRMIQPTDAYDRVDFELPLGTVGDCYDRYLLRMEEMKQSVNIVRQCVKKLEKMKDENYIASDNPYVLPTLEEVFNSIESMVKDFNLRIYGEQVPEGEIYLSGENPRGELGFYINSKGEGRPYRLRIRSGAFYNLQIFTKLIIGRTVADAVALLGSLDPVVGETDR, from the coding sequence TTGCATTTATGGATTGAAGAAAAAGAACTTAAAGAGATAAAGGATAAATTCCCTTCTATTGCCATAAATAAGGAGGAAAACTTCACCTATATACAGGTAAAAAAAAGCCAGCTGTTAGAAATTCTCAGATTTTTAAAAGATAGATTAAACTACAAAATGTTTATTGATTTTTTCTGCATTGATTTTCCTCTCCATAATCCCAGATTTCAAGGAGTTTATATTCTTTTCAGTCCAGAGAAGAAAAAGAGAGTTGCTGTAAAAGTATGGGCAGAAAATAATTCCCTTCCGTCTGTTATCTCTCTGTGGAAAGGTGCAAAATGGGCAGAAAGAGAAGCATGGGATATGTTTGGAGTTCAGTTTGAGGGACATGATAACCTGGTACGGATGTTTCTGTGGGAAGGTTATAAATACCACCCTTTGAGGAAAGATTTTCCCCTGAAAGGTTATGAAGAGGTTTACCTGCCTTCTCTCAATCTAAGACCTGATGAGATTCCAGCCCATAACTACAGTCCATATCATACAGAAATCCCTACAATGGAAGACCTTGAAAAAACGCAGAAAAAAAGGATGGAGAAGAGAAATCAGATTGTTCTTAACTGGGGACCTCTTCATCCGGGAACTCACGGAACCATATGGTTTTTGTTTGATATGGAAGGGGAATACATAAAAAACTGCGATATCATTTTAGGACAGCTTCATAGAGGAGTAGAAAAGATAGCAGAAAATCTGACTTACACCCAGTTTATACCTTACACAGACAGGATGGACTACATATCAGCCCTGTGTTCACAGGTTGCTTACGTTAATGCAGTGGAAAAACTGCTGGGAATTAACCCTCCAGAAAAGGCAAAATTTATCAGAACGATGATGTGTGAACTTCAGAGGATAAATTCCCATTTACTGTGGCTTGGAACCTATGCCCTTGACCTTGGAGCTTTAACCATATTTCTTTATGCCTTCAGGGAAAGGGAAAAAATAATGGACATAATAGAAGGAATAGCAGGTATAAGGCTAAACTCATCATATATCAGGATTGGAGGTGTGGCAAAAGACCTGCCTGAAGGAGCCTTAGATGTTATAAAGCATTTCTGTGAAGATTTTAGTGAGAAAATAAAAGAGTATGAAACAATACTGACAAAAAACAGAATATGGCTAAAAAGAAATGTAAATGTAGGAATAATAACTGAAGAAGATGTTTACAGTTATGGTCTTACAGGTGTAGTTGCAAGGTCAGCAGGTGTTCCTTATGACATCAGAATGATACAGCCAACAGATGCTTATGACAGGGTGGATTTTGAACTGCCTTTAGGAACTGTAGGCGATTGTTATGATAGGTATCTTCTCAGAATGGAAGAGATGAAGCAGTCTGTAAACATTGTAAGACAGTGTGTGAAAAAGTTAGAGAAGATGAAAGATGAAAATTATATAGCTTCAGATAATCCATATGTCCTTCCTACATTAGAAGAAGTTTTTAACTCTATTGAATCTATGGTTAAAGACTTTAATCTCAGAATTTATGGAGAACAGGTTCCTGAGGGTGAGATTTACCTTTCTGGAGAAAATCCACGGGGAGAGTTAGGTTTTTATATAAACAGCAAAGGTGAAGGAAGACCTTACAGACTGAGAATAAGGTCAGGAGCATTTTATAACTTACAGATATTTACAAAACTTATTATTGGAAGAACAGTTGCTGATGCTGTTGCACTTTTAGGAAGTCTTGACCCTGTTGTTGGTGAAACAGACAGATAA
- a CDS encoding NuoB/complex I 20 kDa subunit family protein, protein MAIKHNNGIILTTVEEVLSWGRRNSLWPASVGLACCAIEMMHTAASRFDTDRLGIIFRGSPRQSDVLIVAGTVVNKVAPMLKLIYDQMPDPKWVISMGGCSSAGGPFPTYATLQGVDRIIPVDVYVPGCPPTPQALLWGIMELQKKIKAKKEGKLWEEIPVKEVPTASKPLREKSPLGF, encoded by the coding sequence ATGGCAATAAAACACAACAACGGAATAATACTGACAACAGTTGAGGAAGTTCTTAGCTGGGGAAGACGGAATTCCCTCTGGCCTGCTTCTGTTGGACTTGCATGCTGTGCTATTGAAATGATGCATACTGCAGCTTCAAGATTTGATACAGACAGGCTTGGAATAATATTCAGAGGTTCACCAAGACAGTCTGATGTTCTTATTGTTGCTGGAACTGTGGTTAATAAGGTTGCTCCTATGCTGAAACTAATTTATGACCAGATGCCAGACCCTAAATGGGTTATATCTATGGGTGGATGTTCGTCTGCAGGTGGGCCGTTCCCTACATATGCTACACTTCAGGGAGTGGATAGAATAATACCTGTTGATGTTTACGTTCCGGGATGTCCTCCAACTCCTCAGGCACTGCTGTGGGGAATAATGGAGCTGCAGAAGAAGATAAAAGCTAAAAAAGAAGGAAAACTCTGGGAAGAGATTCCAGTAAAGGAAGTTCCAACAGCATCAAAACCACTGAGAGAAAAGTCACCTCTTGGATTTTGA
- the nuoK gene encoding NADH-quinone oxidoreductase subunit NuoK, with translation MVPYEYYVALSGLLMVLGLIGVAIRRNIIALLISTELMLNAVNIAFVAFDMKLGDVGGQVFVFFILTIAAAEAAVGLGLIMAIYRLRRDVDTETLTELKH, from the coding sequence ATGGTTCCTTACGAGTATTATGTTGCTCTCAGCGGTTTGTTAATGGTTCTTGGTCTTATAGGTGTTGCGATAAGGAGAAATATTATTGCTCTTCTTATATCAACAGAGCTGATGCTCAATGCGGTTAACATTGCATTTGTTGCTTTTGATATGAAACTTGGTGATGTTGGTGGACAGGTGTTTGTGTTCTTTATCCTAACGATAGCTGCTGCTGAAGCAGCTGTGGGACTTGGTCTTATTATGGCAATTTATAGACTCCGCAGAGATGTAGATACAGAAACTCTAACAGAGCTAAAGCATTAA
- a CDS encoding shikimate kinase, with protein MKNIYLVGFMGSGKSTVGKLLSEKTGMEFVDIDQLIEKQEKRKISEIFEKEGEGYFRQKEKEMLEKISNKEGLIISTGGGLGADAENMKKMKQSGIVIWLDASIETILKRTEGDTERPLLKQPYQQLKKLYENRKKIYKMADVHINVDSKSPEEIVQEIMEKWKYIQV; from the coding sequence ATGAAAAACATATACCTTGTCGGCTTTATGGGAAGTGGCAAATCAACTGTCGGGAAACTACTTTCTGAAAAAACAGGAATGGAGTTTGTTGATATTGACCAGTTAATAGAAAAACAGGAAAAAAGAAAAATCAGTGAAATATTTGAAAAAGAAGGAGAAGGCTATTTCAGACAGAAGGAAAAGGAGATGCTTGAAAAGATTTCAAATAAAGAAGGCTTAATTATTTCTACAGGAGGTGGGCTTGGGGCTGATGCTGAAAATATGAAGAAGATGAAACAAAGTGGCATTGTAATATGGCTTGATGCTTCTATTGAGACCATACTAAAAAGAACAGAAGGTGATACAGAAAGACCACTGCTGAAACAACCTTACCAGCAGTTAAAAAAGCTGTACGAAAATAGAAAAAAGATATACAAAATGGCAGATGTGCACATAAATGTTGACAGCAAATCACCCGAGGAAATAGTTCAGGAGATAATGGAAAAGTGGAAATATATACAGGTATAG
- a CDS encoding NADH-quinone oxidoreductase subunit A — protein sequence MTGYFALLIFGITAFIVGAALLIINRLVAPKIPDPMEGYTYECGVPLYDKTSHLSLEQKYYLLGLLLVLFDLEAAFVLPWGAIFKEVAQINPAFIFTEMFIFLFILILGYIYAWKKGALRWQ from the coding sequence ATGACTGGATATTTTGCTCTGCTGATATTTGGAATTACAGCGTTTATTGTTGGCGCAGCACTTCTTATAATTAACAGACTTGTAGCACCTAAAATTCCTGACCCAATGGAAGGATATACATACGAGTGTGGTGTTCCCCTTTACGATAAGACTTCTCACCTGTCTTTAGAGCAGAAGTACTATCTCCTTGGACTGCTTCTTGTTCTGTTTGACCTTGAGGCAGCATTTGTTCTTCCGTGGGGTGCAATATTTAAAGAAGTTGCCCAGATTAATCCTGCTTTTATCTTTACTGAGATGTTTATATTCCTGTTTATTCTTATACTTGGATACATATATGCATGGAAGAAAGGAGCGCTGAGATGGCAATAA
- a CDS encoding NuoI/complex I 23 kDa subunit family protein produces MVRIKYVKRPELKNRERIFFVDFMKGMKITLKNLFRKTVTTYYPFEKLTPPKRFRGTHAHRVKDGSEPPSFKVIEKFMDIKEGESRCVACYMCQQACPVPELFKIEAVQTEDGRKRVVRFDMNLLNCMYCGLCTEACPVDCLIMTDIYETAAYHRGSCVTHMKDMTERAVDFDSRRKEEPDRIWIDDKERSKLWGQIRWS; encoded by the coding sequence ATGGTTAGGATAAAATACGTGAAGAGACCAGAGCTTAAAAATAGGGAGAGGATATTTTTTGTGGATTTTATGAAAGGTATGAAGATTACACTGAAAAATCTGTTCAGAAAGACAGTTACAACATATTATCCTTTTGAAAAATTAACTCCCCCAAAGAGATTCAGAGGAACCCATGCCCACAGGGTAAAGGACGGCAGTGAACCACCATCATTTAAAGTTATTGAAAAGTTTATGGATATAAAAGAAGGTGAAAGCAGGTGTGTTGCCTGTTATATGTGTCAGCAGGCATGCCCTGTCCCTGAACTATTTAAAATAGAAGCTGTTCAGACAGAAGATGGAAGGAAAAGGGTCGTAAGATTTGATATGAATCTTTTAAACTGCATGTACTGCGGTCTCTGTACAGAAGCATGTCCTGTTGACTGCCTTATAATGACTGATATATACGAAACAGCAGCATACCACAGGGGAAGCTGTGTGACACATATGAAGGATATGACAGAAAGGGCTGTAGATTTTGACAGTAGAAGAAAGGAAGAGCCAGATAGGATATGGATTGATGATAAAGAAAGAAGTAAGTTATGGGGGCAGATTAGATGGAGTTAA
- the acpS gene encoding holo-ACP synthase, whose product MEIYTGIDIVENERIRKAVDRFGDRFLSRIFTDREIKYCLGKKDYIPCLAARFAAKEAFIKAFYQGFTINIPPKLIEIRGNQGKPAEIFLHFNNNQIESILKRTKYTLSISHEKKYSVAVVILYSS is encoded by the coding sequence GTGGAAATATATACAGGTATAGACATTGTAGAAAATGAAAGAATAAGAAAAGCTGTTGATAGATTTGGAGACAGATTTTTAAGCAGAATATTCACTGATAGAGAAATAAAGTACTGTCTGGGTAAAAAAGACTACATTCCTTGCCTGGCAGCAAGGTTTGCTGCCAAAGAAGCCTTTATAAAGGCATTCTATCAGGGATTTACTATTAATATACCTCCAAAATTAATAGAAATTAGAGGAAATCAGGGAAAACCTGCAGAAATTTTTCTGCACTTTAATAATAATCAGATAGAATCTATTTTAAAACGCACAAAATATACACTTTCCATATCGCACGAGAAAAAATACTCTGTGGCAGTGGTTATCCTGTACTCCTCCTGA